A region from the Deltaproteobacteria bacterium genome encodes:
- a CDS encoding type II toxin-antitoxin system RelE/ParE family toxin — MIFIETSIFTKEIIWLISYDNYRMLQSALMLRPDAGNLIRGSGGLRKIRWNLPGTGKRGALRVIYYWNPPDNIFMLFPYGKTEQEDLTPDQIKLLRGMVKELLS; from the coding sequence ATGATTTTCATCGAGACATCCATTTTTACTAAGGAAATTATCTGGTTGATATCATACGATAATTATCGGATGCTCCAGTCTGCATTAATGCTCCGGCCAGATGCCGGAAATTTGATTAGGGGAAGTGGAGGTTTACGGAAAATTCGATGGAATCTTCCTGGTACAGGAAAAAGGGGGGCATTACGAGTCATTTACTACTGGAATCCACCTGACAACATTTTTATGCTCTTTCCATACGGAAAGACTGAACAAGAAGATTTAACGCCGGATCAGATCAAGCTGCTCCGTGGAATGGTCAAGGAGTTATTATCATGA
- a CDS encoding MFS transporter, whose amino-acid sequence MSNSNGPSDGYLLSKANSYYIFSLLFLLYMFDYIDRMVVVSLFPYLQKDWGLTDTQCGLLVSTVYWSIVLFSFPVSIIIDRWSRKKSIGIMAVLWSIATASCAFANNFTHLFIARSAIGLGEAGYAPGGTAMISALFPEKKRAMLVGLWNISIPLGSAIGVALGGYIAARYGWRQAFGLVALPGLIIALLFFFVRDYKTVELVKSQDTGTDGPAPLRLGTMDIIREFSRTPSLLLTYVGFAGNTFLTTSLLSWLPTYLHRFENLPMEKASVKGSLVLLMAIIGSPLGGYLADKWLKKRGNARLLFGALSSTVTALIFILAFGLFSGKIQYGLFLMGGVTAIAFASSAIAVTQDVVHPGLRAVSYSICVIAMNLLGSSLGPIVTGFFSDQYNIRTALLIVSFFPLLAGLFFYLGSFFYEKDLAKVEKIPVRLES is encoded by the coding sequence ATGTCAAACAGCAACGGTCCATCTGACGGCTACTTGCTTTCCAAAGCCAATTCCTATTACATCTTTTCCCTCCTCTTTCTTTTGTATATGTTCGACTATATCGATCGCATGGTGGTGGTTTCGCTCTTTCCTTATTTACAAAAGGATTGGGGGCTGACCGATACCCAATGCGGTCTGCTGGTTTCCACGGTTTACTGGTCCATTGTCCTTTTTTCTTTTCCGGTTTCGATAATCATTGACCGCTGGAGCCGAAAAAAAAGCATCGGTATCATGGCGGTCTTGTGGAGTATCGCCACCGCCTCCTGCGCCTTTGCCAATAACTTCACCCATCTCTTTATCGCCCGCTCGGCCATAGGGCTCGGTGAAGCCGGTTATGCCCCCGGGGGAACGGCTATGATTTCGGCCTTGTTCCCCGAAAAAAAACGGGCCATGCTGGTCGGCCTCTGGAATATTTCCATACCGCTGGGCAGTGCCATAGGCGTAGCCCTGGGCGGTTATATTGCCGCCCGTTACGGCTGGAGACAGGCTTTCGGATTGGTGGCCTTACCGGGTCTGATTATCGCTTTACTTTTCTTTTTCGTCCGGGATTATAAAACCGTAGAATTGGTTAAATCTCAAGATACCGGCACCGATGGCCCGGCCCCCCTCAGGCTGGGGACTATGGATATTATCCGGGAATTTTCCCGGACCCCTTCCCTTCTTCTAACCTATGTCGGCTTTGCCGGAAACACCTTCTTAACGACCTCCCTCTTAAGCTGGCTGCCGACCTACCTCCACCGCTTCGAAAATCTCCCCATGGAAAAGGCCTCGGTTAAAGGCAGTCTGGTCCTGCTCATGGCCATCATCGGGTCCCCGCTTGGCGGCTATCTGGCCGATAAATGGCTCAAAAAAAGGGGCAATGCCCGTTTGCTGTTCGGTGCCCTTTCCTCCACGGTCACGGCCCTTATTTTTATTTTGGCTTTTGGTTTGTTTTCCGGGAAGATTCAATACGGTCTGTTTCTGATGGGAGGGGTTACGGCCATTGCTTTTGCCTCCTCGGCCATTGCCGTGACTCAGGATGTGGTTCATCCGGGATTGCGGGCTGTTTCTTACAGTATTTGTGTCATCGCCATGAATTTATTGGGCAGTTCCCTGGGACCTATTGTTACGGGATTTTTCTCAGATCAATATAATATTAGAACAGCCCTTTTGATCGTTTCCTTTTTCCCCTTATTAGCCGGCCTCTTTTTTTACCTTGGTTCTTTCTTCTATGAAAAGGACCTGGCCAAAGTGGAAAAAATACCGGTACGTCTGGAAAGCTGA
- a CDS encoding helix-turn-helix domain-containing protein, whose protein sequence is MKSEHFDKLVASIKEAGEIKAGRKAPSRVYEIKPPEIKNVREKLNVSQNDFALMIGVSVRTLQNWEQGRRKPEGPAKALLRIASRDPNAVLDALHAE, encoded by the coding sequence ATGAAAAGTGAGCATTTTGATAAGCTGGTTGCCAGCATTAAGGAAGCCGGGGAGATTAAGGCTGGGCGCAAGGCGCCAAGCCGTGTGTACGAAATCAAGCCTCCTGAAATCAAGAATGTACGAGAAAAACTTAATGTTTCTCAAAATGATTTCGCACTGATGATTGGAGTTAGTGTCCGTACTTTACAGAATTGGGAGCAGGGCAGAAGAAAACCGGAAGGCCCGGCTAAGGCATTGTTGCGAATCGCATCAAGGGATCCCAATGCAGTCCTTGATGCTTTGCATGCCGAATAG